From Halanaeroarchaeum sulfurireducens, a single genomic window includes:
- a CDS encoding TRAM domain-containing protein, producing the protein MSDDFVDSIACLYSATITESDGSYSIDVPEREIELGEIDPDSTIRVAIMREDTAETETPETVTTPRAPAEHPEPPVEEGDIREVTIESTGDQGDGIAKVDRGFVVIVPGARPGDDVTVKIDSVQPNYAVAEVVEEETTSAW; encoded by the coding sequence ATGTCAGACGATTTTGTCGATTCGATTGCGTGTTTGTACTCCGCCACGATTACCGAATCCGACGGCTCCTACAGTATTGATGTTCCTGAACGTGAGATCGAACTGGGAGAAATCGATCCCGATAGCACGATCCGCGTTGCGATTATGCGGGAGGATACCGCCGAGACCGAGACCCCCGAGACCGTCACGACACCGCGGGCACCGGCCGAACATCCCGAACCGCCCGTGGAGGAGGGCGACATTCGTGAGGTCACCATCGAGAGCACGGGCGACCAGGGTGACGGCATCGCCAAAGTCGACCGTGGGTTCGTCGTTATCGTCCCGGGCGCGCGGCCGGGTGACGACGTGACGGTCAAGATCGACTCCGTGCAGCCGAACTACGCCGTCGCGGAGGTCGTCGAGGAAGAAACGACCTCTGCCTGGTAA
- the hemG gene encoding protoporphyrinogen oxidase yields the protein MQNGDDITDEVGTQSAHSGPTVGVVGAGLSGLSATHSLASMEADVRTFEAAGRPGGVVRSTTIDDTVLEHGPQRLRLSAPLKSLVEELDLTEELRFGHEDQPLYAFYKGSLRPMPLSIRHAITTDLLSWRGKARILAEPLTESARPDETVHEYLARKFGTEAATRFMGPLYSGLYGTDPDEMYVEYSLGRALDHMGIEGSILLTVAKRLLEGIDTPPIVTFERGVKTLPDAMYDANADRIALDTAVTGIEQDGERFRIVSEAGTHTVDSVVLTTPAPTAADLLAGIDEPAADVLARFNYNPIGVVHLESDFDGEGHGFHVIDDGYVTNGSTWNHSMLDRDGIYTSYVGSGDETVLDAPDAEIGRRAAAEFEEITGTSAEVLSVNVIRPGMPAYDRSWSALDNLSLPDGITICSSYTSRAGVIGRIVDGRRTAKQVVSKSAGRH from the coding sequence GTGCAGAACGGTGACGACATCACCGACGAGGTGGGAACGCAATCAGCGCACAGCGGCCCGACCGTCGGCGTCGTCGGAGCCGGACTGTCGGGTTTATCGGCGACTCACTCGCTTGCGTCGATGGAGGCCGACGTCCGGACGTTCGAGGCGGCGGGTCGTCCAGGCGGTGTCGTCCGGTCCACGACGATCGACGACACGGTGCTGGAACACGGCCCCCAGCGACTTCGACTCTCGGCACCACTCAAATCGCTCGTCGAAGAACTCGACCTCACGGAGGAACTTCGGTTCGGACACGAGGACCAGCCGCTTTACGCGTTCTACAAGGGATCCCTGCGGCCGATGCCGCTGTCGATCCGCCACGCCATCACGACGGACCTGCTATCGTGGCGTGGCAAGGCCCGCATTCTCGCGGAGCCACTGACCGAATCGGCCAGACCAGACGAGACCGTCCACGAGTATCTCGCCCGCAAATTCGGCACCGAGGCGGCGACGCGATTCATGGGACCGCTCTACAGTGGCCTCTACGGGACCGATCCGGACGAGATGTACGTCGAGTACTCCCTCGGACGGGCACTCGATCACATGGGCATCGAGGGGAGCATCCTCCTGACCGTTGCGAAGCGACTCCTCGAGGGCATCGACACGCCGCCGATCGTCACCTTCGAGCGGGGAGTGAAGACCCTCCCGGACGCGATGTACGACGCCAACGCGGATCGCATCGCCCTCGATACAGCGGTAACCGGGATCGAGCAGGATGGCGAGCGCTTCCGGATCGTCTCCGAGGCCGGCACCCATACCGTCGATTCGGTCGTGTTGACGACGCCGGCCCCGACAGCCGCCGACCTCCTCGCGGGAATCGACGAACCCGCGGCCGACGTATTGGCGCGCTTCAATTACAATCCCATCGGGGTCGTCCACCTCGAATCCGACTTCGACGGGGAGGGACACGGCTTTCACGTCATCGACGACGGATACGTGACCAACGGCAGCACGTGGAATCATAGCATGCTGGACCGTGACGGTATCTACACGTCCTACGTCGGCAGCGGGGACGAGACGGTTCTCGACGCGCCCGACGCCGAGATCGGCCGACGGGCGGCGGCCGAATTCGAGGAGATAACGGGCACATCGGCCGAGGTGCTCTCGGTGAACGTCATTCGGCCCGGCATGCCGGCGTACGACCGATCCTGGTCGGCCCTCGATAATCTCTCGCTCCCCGACGGCATCACCATCTGTTCGAGTTACACGAGCCGGGCCGGTGTCATCGGCCGCATCGTCGACGGTCGGCGGACGGCAAAGCAGGTCGTCTCGAAGTCGGCCGGACGCCACTGA
- a CDS encoding universal stress protein, translated as MIDEILVPTDGSENAQRALDHATLLARAFDATVHGLYVINFTYAADFEGGIDSESVHGALEREGRNALDDVETGCEDAGVDWTTEILEGRTSVRISNYAMTNDIDLIVMGTHGRSGISRLLLGSVTEAVIRQCELPVLTVPTDAPPLETAYEDVLVATDGSDDAAFAIETAIDLASAVEATIHGISVVDTGLTRNQMIDLLLEEEAERAIESLEGAVTEAGLEVTTEILEGEPHEAIRDYATQHGVDLVVVGSHGKGAIERTFLGSVSERTIRTADRPILVTRHPSGEKS; from the coding sequence ATGATCGACGAGATTCTGGTCCCCACCGACGGGAGCGAAAACGCACAGCGCGCTCTCGACCACGCGACGTTGCTGGCCAGGGCCTTCGACGCGACGGTCCACGGTCTATACGTAATCAATTTCACCTACGCCGCCGATTTCGAGGGCGGGATCGACAGTGAATCCGTCCACGGAGCCCTGGAACGGGAGGGACGGAACGCACTCGACGACGTCGAAACGGGCTGTGAAGACGCGGGCGTCGACTGGACGACGGAGATTCTCGAGGGACGAACGTCGGTGCGGATTTCCAACTACGCGATGACGAACGACATCGACCTCATCGTCATGGGAACGCATGGACGGAGCGGCATCTCGCGATTGTTGTTGGGGAGTGTCACCGAAGCCGTCATCAGACAGTGCGAGCTGCCGGTTCTGACCGTCCCGACGGACGCTCCGCCCCTGGAGACGGCCTACGAGGACGTGTTGGTGGCGACAGACGGGAGCGACGACGCAGCGTTCGCCATCGAGACGGCGATCGACCTCGCGTCAGCAGTTGAGGCCACAATCCACGGAATATCCGTGGTAGACACTGGATTGACTCGCAACCAGATGATCGACCTACTCCTCGAAGAGGAAGCCGAACGAGCCATCGAATCGCTCGAGGGGGCGGTGACCGAAGCGGGCCTCGAGGTCACCACGGAAATTCTGGAAGGGGAACCCCACGAGGCCATCAGGGACTACGCCACGCAACACGGCGTCGATCTGGTCGTCGTCGGGTCACACGGGAAAGGGGCGATCGAACGGACGTTCCTCGGGAGCGTCTCCGAACGGACGATCAGGACGGCCGACCGACCAATTCTCGTCACCCGTCACCCGTCCGGCGAGAAATCGTGA
- the ilvD gene encoding dihydroxy-acid dehydratase: protein MSEEQLKDRDLRSSEVTEGADRAPHRSLFRAAGLDDEDIHKPLIGVANSWNEIVPGHVHLDELAEFVKAGIRQAGGTPLEFNTIAVDDGIAMGHDGMRSSLPSRETIADSVELMTNAHRFDGIVALASCDKIVPGMLMAIARLDVPAIVVTGGHMAAGEYDDEPADLASVFEGVSKYNEGEMSEDELYDLECNACPGEGSCAGMFTANTMACVTETLGLSWTGCATVGATDDRKRKIAEQSGREILRLVEEDVRPSDLLTRESFENALTVDLALGGSTNTMLHLPAIAQEAGVDLTLEDFEAVADRTPHLAHMSPAGPWRMEHLRDDGGVPAVMTRLTDLLHGDRPTVDRTTIEGRIEDAEWGGDVIRSREDPVHEEGGLAVLRGNIAPEGAVVKAAAMDDEMREFEGRARVFESQQATLDALDAGEIAPGDVIVIRYEGPRGGPGMPEMLEPTSKVSGSPRLSGSVALITDGRFSGATRGAAIGHVSPEAAAGGPIALVEEGDTIRIDTDAGRLDLAVSEEELRDRATEWSPPEIEATGVLERYAAMATSASTGGVLEAPDRAAETDIHFE from the coding sequence ATGTCGGAAGAGCAACTGAAAGACCGGGATCTCAGGAGTTCCGAGGTGACAGAGGGGGCCGACCGGGCGCCCCATCGGTCGTTGTTCCGGGCCGCCGGCCTCGACGACGAGGACATTCACAAACCGCTCATCGGGGTGGCGAACTCGTGGAACGAGATCGTTCCGGGCCACGTTCACCTGGACGAACTGGCCGAATTCGTGAAAGCGGGAATCCGCCAGGCGGGCGGGACACCCCTCGAGTTCAACACGATCGCCGTCGACGACGGCATCGCGATGGGCCACGACGGGATGCGATCGAGTCTCCCCTCCCGGGAGACGATCGCCGACTCGGTGGAGTTGATGACCAATGCCCACCGCTTCGACGGGATCGTCGCGTTGGCATCCTGTGATAAGATCGTTCCTGGGATGTTGATGGCCATCGCGCGCCTCGACGTCCCGGCCATCGTCGTCACTGGCGGTCACATGGCGGCCGGCGAATACGACGACGAACCGGCGGACCTCGCGTCGGTCTTCGAGGGGGTCAGCAAGTACAACGAGGGCGAGATGAGCGAGGACGAACTGTACGACCTGGAGTGCAACGCGTGTCCGGGCGAAGGATCGTGTGCTGGGATGTTCACGGCCAACACGATGGCCTGCGTCACGGAGACACTGGGCCTCTCGTGGACGGGGTGTGCCACGGTCGGTGCCACCGACGACCGGAAACGCAAGATCGCGGAGCAAAGCGGACGGGAGATCCTCCGTCTGGTCGAGGAGGATGTCCGCCCGTCGGATCTGCTCACGCGCGAATCCTTCGAAAATGCGCTCACGGTCGACCTGGCGCTCGGCGGGAGTACGAACACGATGTTGCACCTCCCCGCCATCGCTCAGGAAGCCGGCGTCGACCTCACACTCGAGGACTTCGAGGCGGTGGCCGACCGAACCCCGCACCTGGCCCATATGAGCCCTGCCGGTCCCTGGCGGATGGAACACCTCCGTGACGACGGAGGCGTGCCGGCAGTGATGACACGACTCACGGATCTTCTCCACGGCGATCGCCCGACCGTCGATCGCACGACTATCGAGGGTCGCATCGAGGACGCTGAGTGGGGCGGGGACGTAATCCGGTCCCGTGAGGATCCGGTTCACGAGGAGGGTGGGCTGGCCGTCCTCCGCGGCAACATCGCACCCGAGGGTGCCGTGGTCAAAGCCGCCGCCATGGACGACGAGATGCGGGAATTCGAGGGGCGGGCCCGGGTTTTCGAATCCCAGCAGGCCACCCTCGACGCGCTGGACGCGGGTGAGATAGCGCCGGGAGACGTCATCGTCATTCGGTACGAGGGGCCGCGGGGCGGTCCCGGCATGCCCGAGATGCTCGAACCCACGTCGAAGGTGAGTGGGTCGCCACGTCTCTCGGGGTCGGTCGCGTTGATCACGGACGGCCGCTTTTCCGGTGCGACGCGCGGGGCGGCCATCGGTCACGTGAGCCCGGAAGCCGCGGCTGGCGGACCGATCGCGCTCGTCGAAGAAGGCGATACCATTCGGATCGACACCGACGCCGGCCGGCTGGATCTGGCGGTCTCCGAGGAAGAGCTCCGCGATCGAGCCACAGAGTGGTCACCTCCGGAAATCGAGGCCACCGGGGTTCTCGAACGGTACGCTGCCATGGCGACGAGTGCCTCGACCGGGGGCGTTCTCGAGGCACCCGATCGGGCCGCCGAGACGGATATTCACTTCGAGTAG